The DNA window ATTTAAGTCCAAGCTGGAGCCGACTTGGCAGAACGGAATAACTCAAACTGTCGAGAATGCTGTTGATTGGCATAGATGAAAGGGGAAAATAGGATGAAAAAACTATTGAGAATTACAATTGAAGGTAAAACTTATGAAGTTGAAGTAGAGGAAATAGGTGTAGAAGGTGCTAAGTCTGCAGAAATATCAAAAACAGCACCAGTTCCTACAACAGCTCCACAAATAGCACAAACTCCTAAAGAAACTCCAAAAGTTGCAGCAGAAGGGGAAATAGTACCAGCGCCGATTCCTGGAAAAGTTTTATCTATTAAAGTAAAGTCTGGAGATACAGTTGCTGCAGGGCAAGTGATACTCATATTAGAAGCAATGAAAATGGAAAATGAAATAACTGCTCCAGTAGACGGACAGATTAAAGAGATACTTGTATCAGAAGGGCAGTCAGTAAACTCAGGGGAAACATTGTTGATTATAGGTTAATATTATCTTACATCATTACATCTTGGATAGCATCTTGGAAGGGAGATGGCAAAATATGATTCTAGAAGCTTTAGAGAAGCTTATATCTCAAACCGGATATGTAAATCTTGGTTTAGGGGAAGCAGCTATGCTGTTAATCTCCTTTATACTAATATATTTAGCGGTAGTTAAGAAATACGAACCCTTACTATTGCTTCCCATAGGCTTTGGTGTAATGCTTACCAATCTGCCGGCTACAGGAATTATGGATCCTGGAGGATTCTTGTATCATCTATACCAGGGAATAGACCTTGCAATATACCCACCACTTATATTTTTAGGCGTAGGTGCAATGACAGACTTCGGACCTTTAATTGCAAACCCAAAAACTTTATTGCTTGGGGCAGCAGCTCAATTTGGTATCTTTGTAACATTCATAGGAGCATTATTTTTAGGTTTTACACCAGCTGAATCAGGAGCAATAGGAATAATAGGTGGAGCAGATGGACCAACAGCGATATTTTTGGCATCCCACCTTGCACCAGATTTGTTAGGGACAATAGCTATAGCTGCATACTCTTATATGGCATTAGTGCCTATAATCCAACCACCGATTATGAAAGCCCTCACAACTCAAAAGGAAAGAGAAGTAGTAATGGAACAGCTTCGGCCTGTTTCAAAAAGGGAAAAAGTAGTATTTCCAGTTGCGGTATCAGTTGTAGTAATTTTAATGCTCCCAGTTGCAGCACCACTTATAGGTATGTTGATGTTAGGTAACCTCTTAAGAGAAAGTGGAGTAACAGAAAGATTGTCTGATACAGCACAAAATGCTCTTATAAATATAGTAACAATATTTTTAGGGTTAACTGTGGGCGCAACAGCCAAGGCAGCTATCTTCTTAACATGGAGCACTATTGGTATTATTGTACTAGGTTTAGTAGCCTTTGCCGTAGGTACAGCTGCAGGAGTATTAATAGGAAAGATTATGTATAAGTTCTCGGGTGGAAAAGTCAATCCACTTATAGGCGCCGCTGGAGTATCAGCAGTCCCTATGGCAGCAAGGGTAGTACAGGGAGTTGGTGCAGAAGCCAATCCAAAGAACTTCCTATTAATGCATGCAATGGGTCCAAATGTAGCAGGCGTTATAGGCTCAGCTGTTGCTGCAGGCATTCTTCTTACTATCTTCGGGTGACAAAGGGACGTTTCGTTTGTCATATTAATCAAAGTAAATATACCATGTGTATAATTCTTATTAGATAAGTGTTATAATTATTATATATAAACTAATGAGGGGGTCAATGCTAAGTGACCATTGTTTTTCTTATTTTGATTGGTTATCTCATAGGCTCCATCCCTTCAGGGCTTATTGCTGGAAAACTAATATCTGGGATAGATATTAGAGATCATGGAAGTGGTAACATGGGGGGAACTAATGCTTTTCGAGTTCTTGGAGTTAAAGGTGGCATGATAGTAACTAGTGCAGATATAATTAAGGGTCTGATACCTGCCTATTTGGGTCTAATACTTGCAGGAGAGCTAGGTGCCATAATTACAGGAGCATCAGCGATCTTCGGTCATGCATACCCACTCTTTGCAGGTTTAAGAGGTGGAAAAAGTGTCGCCACAGGAACCGGAGTGTTTTTGGTAATAATGCCAGTTGCAATTGGGATCTCCGCCATTATTTTTTTTGCTACCTTAGTAATTACACAGTATGTATCCTTGGCTTCACTTTTAGGAGCTCTTACCTTAGTGGTTTCTAGTATTGTACTGAAGCAAAGTATCTGGAAAGTAATAGTAAGCATCCTAGTTTTCGTATTTGTGGTATATCGTCATAGAGGCAATATTGAAAGACTTTTATATGGTCGGGAGACTAAAGCTAAACTATGGAAGAGAAGATTCTAATAGATCAACAAAAGCTTCTAACCTGGTTTGTAAACCAGCATCACCTGATTGCTCATCTATGAAGATAGAAATGAAGGGTATTTCTTTGTCTTCAGTAGATCTATTTAAGATCCCCTTTGCCACTATTTCAGGCATACATGTAAGGGGGGCCATGTGGATAATCCCATTACAATTACTAGCAATAAACATATTTGCCTTTGCTACATTTTCAAAACAATGACCTCCTATATCTCTATTAATATATGGGGAGGCAAAGTTTTCTAGGTATTCATGATTTTTATAGCCTAGTGCGTCAAGAAAAATCTTTTCTTTTACCCAATCACTAATATAAATGGATTTGACTAACTCAATTCCTAAATGTCCTAATTTCTTTTCTAAATTTAGATTAATATTTGGTTCTAAAAGAGAGTAGATTTCACCAACAAGGCCTATTTTCATAGGCTTTTTATTTTTGTCCACTTGTATTTTCTGAAACCACTTTTGCATTTTAGAATGTATCATTATCAGATCTTTGTAAGAACGTGCACCTTTAACCTTATCTGTGACTTCTTCAAATATTCTACAAGTACTTCCTCTTGATAATTCTCTAGGCCTGCAATATAAAGCGAATTTCTCGGCTTTGTCTATTAATTTTAGCTTTGAGTACCCAAAGTGAACTGCATAAAGAACCTGGAGTATATTTTTTGAGTTGCTGATTAGCCTTAATTTATTAAGTAGGTCTTGTTGATTTTTTTCTACCATTTCAACTATTAGATAGTCAAATTTAAATCCTAGATTCTTTAATATCACAAACTGTGTCTGTCCGTAATACCCGAATCTACATGGACCGAAACCACCTGCAAAAATCAAAGTGTCAGCACCCTCTTCCAACGCTTCAATAAAATTGCCTACATTAATTTTAAAGGGAAGACACGCAAACTCGGGGGAATACTTTGTTCCAAGCTCGATGGTTCTTTTAGTTATGGGCTTATTTATATGATAATCAGTTTCTAGAACATCAAAGCAAGCTTCCAGACCTATATGTAAATGCCCCATTAAGGGAAAGGCCACTTTCATTTTTTACCTCCTTGTTTCTGATAACCATATCTAGAAATGCTTCTAACCTGGTCTGCATTCCAGTAGGACTTGTATGTTCGTCTAATGTAACTGTCAAGACTGGTACATTTTCTGTCATTTTTAAAATATAGGGCTCTATTATGGCATTAGTACCACAGGCAAAACTGTTCAGAAAAATAAAACCATCAACGATTTCTTCCTGGGAATAATGCTTAGCAGCAGCTACCATATTTCTAGGGTAACTCCAGAATAGATCCTTGTCTAATATTTTTGTATTGGCATCAACTTGAGAGGGGGAAAGCTCCTGGGGTATTCTAATAACTGCACCATAGTCTATTAGTTTTTTATTAAGATCAAAGTTAATAAATGAATCGTTTAATAGGTATGGCTGGCCAATGATTGCAATCTCAAGACAGGAATCTGCAGATGCATTTTGTTTTACACGGGGTGGAACATTTTCATGCATTGTCCATGACTTTTCAACAGCATCCCAGGCTCTTGAATGATCATATCCAAGCTTTATGGCGAATTCGTAGTAGTCTTCCTTCCATTTAAATTGTCTATTATAGGAATTGATTTCAGGGGTTAAAAAAACTTGTTTTGAAAATGTTGTCCTAGTGGTTTCTGGTAAAGCAATCATCTGAGGACAGTAGTATCTCTTGGGCTCAGTACTTTTTATTCCTGGTATAAATATAAAATCAGCTTTATCCATTAGATAAGCAACATGGCCTAAAAACAGTTTTACTGGAATACAAGCTTCATCTACAGCAAGTCTTACTCCTGAATCTAAAATTTCCTTATTCGTTGTTGGTGAGACTACTGTTTCTATATTTAAATTTTTAAAAAAGGATTCCCAGAAGGGATAAAAATAGTAGTATGCTAATGCCTTAGGTATACCAATCTTCATATTTGGCCTCCTTTTCATACATGATTCTTGCCCAAATGGAAAGCTTTTAACCTTAGATGTTTTTTTTATTACGGAAATATTTTAAAGGATTTAGCTAAGTTTTGTAGAACTGATGTTTCATAGAATATATAAAACAAAACTTGGCTGCGCCAGTAGTTCTAGCATTGTGTCTTTTGCAATGCGTAGAAATACCAGTACTATAGTGCGCCAAGTCCTTAGGCACAGGCGGAGGCCTTAGTCTTTGTGAATACTATCTACCTTGTTTGACCTTATACTTTTTGATAGTATAATAAAAAACCCTGAGTATAATACTCAGGGTCGAGTTGCATCTCCCGCTCTAGCCGTTTGCCGGAATTTTGAGAAACCTGCCTACGCAGGTGGGTACTCTGCTAGTTGGTTTTGAATTCCTTTCCCAGAAGGCTTTTCATACTCAACCAGACACCGAATTCCCAATGTTTTAGTGTTGGTTTCAAAATAACCGGCCCTAACACGAACTTAGCAGGATTATTTATAGTTTTTCTTTGGCAATTATTATTATACATGAGGCAAAGATTTTATGCAAGTAGGTGAACATAATGCCATATATATCCAAAAAGCCTATCAAATTAGCTGCAGCTCTAAAATATATCCAAGAAGAAAATCAAGCACCTATCATAATTGCGGCTGGTAAAGGAGTAACTGCCGAGCATATTATAGAAAAGGCTAAAGCAGAAGGCATTCATGTTCATGAGGATAATCAACTAGCGGAAATCTTGGCTTCAATGGAGTTAGGTTCTGAAATTCCAACCGAGTTATATCAAGCTGTGGCCCATATATTAGCTTTCGTATGGAAGTTGGATAATAAGTATAATACACCAGAAAGGGATCCCATTGGAAATTAATCAGATAAAAAACATTATTATAAATAGATCAGAATCTATGAAATCTATCTTAAATGTGAAAGCAGGGCAATTGCTATGGGCTAATGTCTTAAGTGTAAAAGGAAATGACCTTTCTTTAAAAATTGGGTCCCATGTTATTGAAGCTAAAGCTCAAGCCTATGTCAAAGAGGGACAGCTATTAAGGCTTCTTATAGAAGGGGTTAAAACCCAGGAGATTAGATTAAAGATAGTTAATGAGGATAGTAGTGTGCTTAAGCCAGAGCAGAGTATTGCAAAGGCAATGGGTATTAAAACAAATGAGATTATAGAAGAAGTAATTAAACAAATGGTAAGATTAAGGTTACCATTAAGTAGGGAGACTGTTTTAGAGTTTACCAAATTACAGGGTAATATTATTCAAAAAATGAATTTAAAGCCATCAAGGCTAATCCAATTAGCTGCCTGGTTAAGATCAGTAAATATAGAGAGTGATTTAGAAAATCTTTTAAAATTAAACAATTTTTTCAAGGGGCAACTGGATAAAAAGGAGGAAACTCTCTTTTTTCAGTTTTTAAACACCAGAGAAACTCTTGTTCTTGGTAATTATAATATTTATGGATGGCCTATTTTAGAAAACCATATCTATCTAATGACCCAGAACCATAAGAAAGCAAAAATATCTCCCGAACAATGCTTTTTAGTCGTTAAAATAACTTCAAAAGCTGTGGGAGATTTATGGTTTAAAATGGATTATAAAAATCTTTTCTTAAAGGTTAGTATTAGCTGTGCAAGTGATATTTCTGAGGAAATTGTAATTAGTGAAATTGAAACATTAAAAACTGCCTTAATAGGAGCTGGCTATCCAGATTTAAAATTATCTACCAAGGTTGAAGTACTAGATTCAATACTTGATTTCATTCCAGGACCTGACCCAGAAGATATAAATTATGTTAATCTGCAGGTTTAATCCTCACTAAACTCTTTTTGAATTTTCATTAGCAATCCATTGTCATTTATAATTTCATATCCTGTTAAAGCTAAGGCGGCTGCTCCCTGAATAATTCTTTCATGAGCAATTTCTGATACTGTTAAATCTGCCATTTTCTTGGTATGTGCATTAACATTCGGGTGATTTAATCCAATATATGGATGAATCGAAGGTACTACATGACTGACATTACCCATATCTATAGAACCGAAACTTGCCCTGGCCGGATTTATTTCTGTTACCCCTACCTTTTTGAGATTGTTAATAAAGGCTTTAGATAATACTTGGTTAGTGATCATATTATCATAGCTTATTTGATAATTTGATATATTTACGGTTGCACCTGTCATTAATGCAGCACCCTTTGCAATGTTTCTTACTTTATCCACTACCGTATCTAAGTATGTACGTTCTTTAGCTCTTACATAAAACTGAGCAACAGCTTTATCAGGTACTACATTGGCTGCTACGCCACCTTCTTTAATGATACCATGTATTCTAACATCCGATTGAATATGCTGTCTTAATGCATTAATTCCATTAAAGGTTTGAATGGCTGCATCCAATGCATTAATTCCTGCTTCTGGTTGTGCTGCCGCATGACTTGTTTTTCCTCTGAAATCAAATTGGATAGCATCCAGTGCTAAAGAACCACCACTTTCAAAGGTTTCGCCCAATGGATGTAAAATCATAGCTATATCAATATCACCAAATATTCCTTTTTCCACCATATATACTTTGCCGCCATCAGTTTCCTCGGCTGGTGTTCCTAATACTATTACCGTTCCTCCTATTTCACCTACTATTTTGCTAAGAGCGATTCCAGCTAACGCACTCATGGTTCCAATCATATTATGACCACATCCATGGCCAATTTCAGGTAAGGCATCATATTCACATAGATAGGCAATCTTTGGTCCTGGAATATTACTATTATATATGGCCATAAAAGCCGTAGGTTTATCTGCTATTCCCATTTCAATTTTAAAATGATGTTTACTTAAAAAGGCTGTGAGTTTTTCTACAGCCTGATATTCTTGATCACCCAATTCTGGATTTCTATACATAAAGTCATTGATCTCCCAAGCCTCCTCTTTTATTGACTCTAGTGTATTTAATATTCTTTCCATTATAAATATTCCTCCTTTGGTGTGGGGTCAGGCTTGACAAATTGACATTTTGGTTTCACCATTAACATAATTCTTAACAGATTTTAAACAAAATTGGTCAAAAAAGTTGCAGATCCAGACTCTTTCAGATAATAATGATATTATAGTTATTATAAACATAACCATAAACAAAACCAAAACATTTTTTGGGAGGGATTGTTGTGAAGGAAAAAATTCTTGCTCATAGAGGTGTTTCCAGGAGAGCTCCAGAAAATACTTTAGCTGCATTTAAAAAGGCCTTAGATCTAGGTCTTGGCGGCATTGAGCTTGATATTCAAATGTCGAAGGATGGTCATGTAATAGTACTACATGATGAAAAAGTTGATAGAACTACAGATGGAAAGGGTTTTATCAAGGATATGACTTTGGAGGATATAAAAAAACTTGATGCAGGTAGTTGGTTTGGAGACGAATTTATTGGGGAGAAGGTTCTTCTACTTGAAGAGGTTTTAGAATTTATTGGTGACAGGGGCTTTATTATAAATATTGAGCTAAAATCAGGTATAATTCAGTACGCTGGTTTAGAGGATAGAGTTTTGGATATAGTAAAGCACTATAATTTTTTGGATAGGACAATTTTTTCTTCCTTTAATCACTACAGTCTGGTTAATATAAAAGAAAAGTGCAGTAATGCTAAAATCGGTCTTCTATATTACGCAGGTTTAGTTGACCCATGGGAGTTTGGAATGAAGCTTGATGCATACTCCCTGAATCCTTTCTTTACTTCAGTTACAGAACAAATGGTTAAACGGTGCCTAGAAGTAGGATTGCAAGTAATACCTTTTACTGTTAATGATAATATTTTCGCTAAAAGATTGGTTGAGTGGGGAGTAGAATACATCATTACAGATATTCCAGACAAAATTATCACTTCGTAAGTTCTAGTGGCTATCTGCTAAAGTAATCGATAAATTGCGGATTAAAATCGAGTGCGGATATGAAATCGCACTCGATTTTAATTTTATCTGCTTACTTTTGTTGTTGTTGCTGCTGTACTTGTTGAAGCTGTTGTTGTGCCTGTTGTAGTTCTTGCTGTGCTTGGGTAAGCTGCTGCTGTTGCTGAGCGTTGCCTCCAGCTTGAGACTGTAGCTGCTGAATTTCTTGCTGGGCTTGCTGAAGCTCTTGTTGTGCTTGCTGCATTTTTTGTGGATTTGCATTAGCTTGAGCTTGTTGGATAGACTGCTGTGCTTTTTGAACTTTTTGTAGACTTTGCTGGACTTTTTGTTGTTGCCCCTGTTGTTGCATAATAATTGTAGCCTCCTAGTTAAATAAAATTTAAAAACTTTGGGTTATCATTTGTTAGTATGTGTAAGAATACTAGAACATTATTCAAATATTACTATGGGGAAAAATTATACATGTTTTAATTAGCTCAAATAAAACATACTAACAGATAGAAGAAACTAAAAGGAGTATGAAAGCATGCAGGAACAATGTTATAGTACTGATAATACTTATATTACTAAGAATGAGACTAAAAAAAATAGCCAGGCTGAAATTGAGGAATGGCAGGAGCAAATGCGAAATCAAGTAAATACTCTGGAGGAACTGGAGAAATATATAAATGTAACTAGAGACGAAAAAGATGCAATTGAGAATTCATCAGCAAAATGGGGAGCAACTCCCTATTTTACTTCACTTATGGATAAAGATGATCCTAATTGCCCCATAAGAAAGCAAATCATTCCTTCAAAGGAAGAGCAGAAAAATAAATATGGTATTGAAAGCTATTTAGTTTTTAAAGAGAATCGTAGTGATGAAGAAAATCGTCCTGATACGATTGCAAGACAATATCGAGATAGGATTGCTTTTACAGTAGTAAATACTTGTGGCATATACTGTAGGCACTGCTTTCGTAAAGAGCTTGTGGTGGATGAGTCTTTAGAACTTAGACTTGATGTTGATGAAGGACTAGAATGGATTAAAGAGCATTCAGAAATTAGGGAGGTATTGGTAACTGGTGGGGACCCCTTACTTCTTTCAGATGACAGGATTGAGTACATTATTGCAAAAATAAGAGAAATTCCCCACATTCAAATGATAAGATTTGGAAGTCGGTTGCCAATAGTTCTTCCACATAGGATTACAAAGGGATTACAGAAAGTACTAAGTCAATATCACAAAGTTCCTATTTGGTTAAATACCCAATGTAATCATGCTAAAGAAATTACTGAGAAAACCGCTGAAGCAGTTTGGGATCTATTAAAGTGTGGTGTCAATGTGGGGAATCAAGCGGTTCTATTAAAAGGAATTAACGACGATAAAAAGTCCTTTAAGGAACTACATCAAAAACTTTTAAATATTAGAATTAGACCTTATTATCTCTTTTATCTCGAGCCAGCACCGGGTATTGATCACTTTCGTACTCCCGTAACAAAAGGGGCAGAGCTTATAAGAGATACCTTAAGAGGGCATACTTCTGGATTAGCTCAGCCAATGTATGTTATAGCTACAAATATAGGAAAGATTCCTTTAATGCCAGACTATTATATTCAGGGCGAAAATGAAAATGAATATCTTTTGAGAAACCATGAAGGAAAAACAACAATCCTTCCAAAGGGTTATGACCATTAATACCTTGACTGTGTGGTTTGAAAATTAAGAATTACCTATCGTAAAGGGAAAGAGGCGATTAGTTGCCTCTTTTTGCTTTTTGAATGCAATTATTGTTGTTTTGAGGTAAAATGTTGAAGTGAAGTGAGGTGTCATAGTTGATTATTCTCCAGTGTAACAATTTATCCAAAAGTTTTGGAGTAGACAATATATTCGAAGAAGTATCTTTAGTAATTAACCAAGGAGAAAAGGTTGGCCTAGTGGGGCCAAATGGTGTAGGTAAGTCTACCCTTTTAAAAGGTATTGTTGGAGAGGAATCTGTGGATAAGGGTGTGATTACCTTTGGTAAGGGCATTAGAGTAGCGTACCTTCCACAATCAACTAGTATCTTGGAAGGGGACAAACCCTTACTTGACTATGTTCTAGAAGAGTATCAGGACCTCTTAAAGCTCAGGCAAGAGATCCACAGATATCAGACTAAAATGTCTTTGCCTGAAGTATATAATGATTCCAAAAAACTAGAAGAGGTAATGACTGTATATTCTAGTTCGGTTGAACTTTATGAAAGAGAAGGTGGCTACAGTTTTGAAAGTAAAATCAGGGGAGTTTTGATTGGTCTGGGATTTCAGGAGGATGATTTTACTAGAACTTTAAGTACCTTTAGTGGTGGTCAAAAAACAAGGATTTCCCTTGCAAAAATACTAATTAGAAACCCTGAATTATTAATCTTAGATGAACCTACTAACTATCTTGATTTAAAGTCTGTAGAGTGGTTAGAGGGCTATTTGGTAAATTATGTGGGCACAATTTTGCTTGTATCCCATGATAGATATTTTCTTGATCAGGTTACAACAGTAACCCTTGACCTTAGAAAATCAGGAATTGAAAGCTATCCTGGTGGCTATTCTAGATACTTAATTTTAAAGCAACAACGCCAAGAGGCTAACAGAAAAGAATATGAAAAACAGCAGGATCATATTGAACGTCAAGAGGATTATATTAGAAAATATAAGGCCGGTATTAAATCAAAACAGGCAAGGGGTAGGCAAAGTATTCTTAGCAGACTAGAAAGAGTTGAGCGACCGGACGATTATGCTAAAACGGCCTCAATAAAGTTTCGTATGGAGACAGGCACAGGAGAGAAGGTGCTCGAAGCGAAAAACTTATCGATGGAGTATCCAGGAAATCTTTTGTTTAAAAACATAGATATCAACATCTGGAAGGGTGAAAAGGTTGCTTTAATAGGTGATAATGGTACAGGAAAAACGACTCTGCTAAAAATGCTGGCAGGCAGGATTTCAGGTAGTGGCGAGATTAGGTTTGGTTCTAGAGTTAAAACTGCCTTTTTTACTCAGGAACATGAGGATTTGAACTTAGATAATACGGTGATGGAAGAGCTGTGGCTAAATCCGAGAATGACAGAAAATGAAGTTAGGTCTGTACTTGGAAGGTTTTTATTTTCTGGTGATAGTGTGGAGAAAAAAGTAAGCTCTCTTAGTGGTGGAGAAAGAAGCAGACTGATGCTTGCCAAGCTTTTTCTGCAAAATGCAAATTTGTTGATTTTAGATGAACCTACAAACCATCTTGATATTCAAACTAGAGAAGTTCTGGAAGAAGCTCTTATAGAATTTCCCGGAAATTTACTTTTTGTTTCCCATGACCGTTATTTCATAAACAAACTTGCTACTAGGGTTCTTGAACTGGAAGAAAGAAATATAAAAGAATATCTTGGAGATTTTGATTATTATAGATGGAAAAAAAGAGAGGCCGAGCTTGATGAGGAAGCTAAGTTGGAAAGAAATAAGGTAGTTACAAAAAAGGTTTCTAAAGCTAAGCCAACCAACCTAAAGGAAAAATGGATATCTGTAGAAGAAATAGAAAAGCAAATTGAAGTTTTGGAAGAGGAGCTTGGTGTTCTCGGTGAGAAACTTGGGGATACAGAACTTTATAGCAATCCTCAAGAAGTAAGAAAGTGTACAGAAGGCTATAAACAAATTGAAGATCAATTAGCGGAACTTTATCAGAAGTGGGAAGAGAAAGTCTAAAAAATCTTAAGAATATCTTAAGGTTTTCTTATAAGGTTTTTAAAATTAGAGGTATATACTAGCATTGTACGATAAACATATAAGAATTTAGAAAAGGACGGTGTAATAAGATGAAAAAGATATTTTTTGTGGGTGTTTTGTTGATAGCTCTATTTTCAATGGCAGTAGTCGGGTTCGCATTTCCAAACGGTGTTGGTAATGCAA is part of the Desulfitibacter sp. BRH_c19 genome and encodes:
- a CDS encoding amidohydrolase, which encodes MMERILNTLESIKEEAWEINDFMYRNPELGDQEYQAVEKLTAFLSKHHFKIEMGIADKPTAFMAIYNSNIPGPKIAYLCEYDALPEIGHGCGHNMIGTMSALAGIALSKIVGEIGGTVIVLGTPAEETDGGKVYMVEKGIFGDIDIAMILHPLGETFESGGSLALDAIQFDFRGKTSHAAAQPEAGINALDAAIQTFNGINALRQHIQSDVRIHGIIKEGGVAANVVPDKAVAQFYVRAKERTYLDTVVDKVRNIAKGAALMTGATVNISNYQISYDNMITNQVLSKAFINNLKKVGVTEINPARASFGSIDMGNVSHVVPSIHPYIGLNHPNVNAHTKKMADLTVSEIAHERIIQGAAALALTGYEIINDNGLLMKIQKEFSED
- a CDS encoding glutaconyl-CoA decarboxylase subunit beta — translated: MLEALEKLISQTGYVNLGLGEAAMLLISFILIYLAVVKKYEPLLLLPIGFGVMLTNLPATGIMDPGGFLYHLYQGIDLAIYPPLIFLGVGAMTDFGPLIANPKTLLLGAAAQFGIFVTFIGALFLGFTPAESGAIGIIGGADGPTAIFLASHLAPDLLGTIAIAAYSYMALVPIIQPPIMKALTTQKEREVVMEQLRPVSKREKVVFPVAVSVVVILMLPVAAPLIGMLMLGNLLRESGVTERLSDTAQNALINIVTIFLGLTVGATAKAAIFLTWSTIGIIVLGLVAFAVGTAAGVLIGKIMYKFSGGKVNPLIGAAGVSAVPMAARVVQGVGAEANPKNFLLMHAMGPNVAGVIGSAVAAGILLTIFG
- a CDS encoding lysine 2,3-aminomutase; this translates as MRNQVNTLEELEKYINVTRDEKDAIENSSAKWGATPYFTSLMDKDDPNCPIRKQIIPSKEEQKNKYGIESYLVFKENRSDEENRPDTIARQYRDRIAFTVVNTCGIYCRHCFRKELVVDESLELRLDVDEGLEWIKEHSEIREVLVTGGDPLLLSDDRIEYIIAKIREIPHIQMIRFGSRLPIVLPHRITKGLQKVLSQYHKVPIWLNTQCNHAKEITEKTAEAVWDLLKCGVNVGNQAVLLKGINDDKKSFKELHQKLLNIRIRPYYLFYLEPAPGIDHFRTPVTKGAELIRDTLRGHTSGLAQPMYVIATNIGKIPLMPDYYIQGENENEYLLRNHEGKTTILPKGYDH